From Pseudocalidococcus azoricus BACA0444, a single genomic window includes:
- a CDS encoding MASE1 domain-containing protein yields MSAPHIVDRTQPWLKSLGLELDRPRWWLEIAVISLLYTGACWLVLKRLPILDAINGSPFWPGAGITVGGLLTWGRSRWFGVTLGALLVNWGVKADPLGSALIGTVGITLGVLLTVTILRQLLGTNEPWRTVRNVVIFTVCALFTGTLIQSITGVGLVLGSGMIAVENVLQFFANWWIGDSIGVLVIAPVFYTWLSKKSQAWPALNLSTRMGNLKELGMILICEGLILYLAFGLGQPLEYLLFPPLIWCSFRFPARVTTLLVALTATVAAVSTTYKLGTFYRLFEESQSLLLLQLFIGVMAVTVLVVLGVVAENHQAEWRLSQLNEELEQRVLDRTDALQTSEANAKNLAAKAEAANQAKSAFIANMSHELRSPLNAVLGFSQLMLRSKELSPSQYENVGIIYRSGDYLLTLINNILDLSKLEANKATFNPQNFDLIRLLNDLEDMLHLRATNAGLDLVFSRSPDLVRYVQTDEMKLRQVLINLLSNGIKFTPAGRVWLQATSQPTPSPETWQLTITVGDTGVGISPEELSQLFEPFTQGQAGREKQEGTGLGLSISRKFVQLMGGDIQVKSQIGLGTQFHLQIPVKLGQGTIRDSAEGKKQVKALAPGQAQYRILVVDDQEVNRKLLIKLLEPLGFAMKEAVNGQEAVAIWDVWEPHLIWMDMRMPVMDGYEATKQIKATTKGHATAVIALTASVLEEEQAIILSAGCDDFLRKPFAEHTIFDALTKHLGVTYIYEDSTPPLSPSSDQTLTTEKLSGLASEWLSQVYTAALEADNQSILSLIEELPPHYLHLQTPLSLIARQFQFETLIDLIEPLLPSPS; encoded by the coding sequence ATGTCAGCCCCCCACATTGTTGACCGGACTCAACCTTGGCTCAAATCCCTGGGACTGGAATTAGACCGGCCCCGCTGGTGGCTGGAGATTGCCGTGATTTCCCTTCTCTATACTGGTGCCTGCTGGCTTGTGCTCAAAAGACTTCCGATTCTGGATGCGATCAATGGTTCTCCCTTCTGGCCTGGGGCAGGGATTACGGTGGGGGGCTTACTGACCTGGGGGCGATCACGGTGGTTTGGAGTCACGCTCGGAGCTTTGCTGGTTAATTGGGGGGTTAAGGCCGATCCGCTCGGGAGCGCGCTCATCGGCACAGTGGGCATCACCTTGGGCGTACTGCTAACCGTGACTATTCTGCGACAATTGCTTGGCACTAACGAACCTTGGCGAACTGTGCGGAATGTGGTCATCTTTACCGTTTGCGCCTTATTTACTGGAACACTGATTCAATCCATTACCGGAGTTGGTTTAGTTTTGGGTTCTGGAATGATTGCAGTTGAGAATGTCCTCCAATTTTTTGCTAACTGGTGGATTGGGGATAGTATTGGAGTTCTCGTGATTGCGCCGGTTTTTTATACGTGGCTTTCTAAGAAATCCCAGGCCTGGCCTGCTCTCAACCTCTCGACGCGCATGGGTAACCTCAAAGAACTAGGGATGATCCTGATCTGCGAGGGCCTGATTCTTTACCTCGCCTTTGGCCTGGGACAGCCGCTTGAATATTTACTATTTCCGCCCTTAATTTGGTGTTCGTTTCGTTTCCCGGCTAGAGTAACCACCCTACTCGTTGCCCTGACTGCTACTGTTGCGGCTGTCTCCACCACCTATAAGTTGGGAACCTTTTATCGGCTTTTTGAGGAAAGTCAATCCCTGTTGCTGTTGCAGTTATTTATTGGCGTGATGGCAGTGACAGTTTTAGTGGTGTTGGGTGTCGTGGCTGAAAATCATCAAGCGGAATGGCGTCTCAGTCAACTCAATGAAGAATTAGAACAACGGGTTTTAGACCGTACCGATGCCCTCCAGACCAGTGAAGCCAACGCCAAAAATCTCGCTGCTAAAGCCGAAGCGGCCAACCAGGCCAAAAGTGCCTTTATTGCCAACATGAGTCATGAACTACGATCCCCCCTGAATGCGGTGTTAGGCTTTTCCCAACTGATGTTACGGAGCAAAGAACTCTCACCATCGCAATATGAAAATGTCGGAATCATCTATCGGAGTGGCGATTATTTACTCACATTAATCAATAATATCCTTGATCTCTCTAAACTTGAAGCCAACAAAGCCACCTTTAATCCCCAAAACTTTGACCTGATTCGCCTACTCAATGATCTTGAGGATATGTTGCACTTGCGCGCGACAAATGCTGGCCTGGACTTGGTTTTTTCACGGAGTCCGGATCTCGTCCGCTATGTCCAAACGGATGAGATGAAATTGCGCCAAGTCTTAATCAACCTCCTCAGCAATGGGATCAAATTTACCCCTGCCGGCCGCGTCTGGCTCCAGGCCACCAGTCAACCCACCCCCAGCCCCGAAACCTGGCAACTGACCATTACGGTTGGAGATACCGGAGTGGGCATTAGTCCTGAAGAATTGAGCCAACTCTTTGAACCCTTTACCCAAGGTCAAGCCGGCCGAGAAAAGCAGGAAGGCACTGGCCTGGGACTCAGCATTAGCCGCAAATTTGTCCAATTGATGGGGGGCGATATTCAGGTCAAAAGCCAAATCGGACTCGGGACACAGTTTCATCTGCAAATACCCGTCAAACTCGGGCAAGGCACCATTCGGGATAGTGCTGAAGGCAAAAAACAGGTCAAAGCCCTTGCTCCCGGCCAGGCCCAGTACCGCATCCTCGTTGTTGATGACCAAGAAGTCAACCGCAAGCTATTGATTAAACTGCTCGAGCCTTTAGGGTTTGCGATGAAAGAAGCCGTCAATGGCCAAGAAGCCGTAGCCATTTGGGATGTCTGGGAACCCCATCTGATTTGGATGGATATGCGGATGCCGGTCATGGATGGCTATGAAGCCACTAAGCAGATTAAAGCCACGACTAAAGGTCATGCAACCGCGGTCATTGCTCTCACCGCCAGCGTCCTAGAGGAAGAACAGGCAATAATCCTCTCGGCCGGTTGTGATGACTTTTTGCGGAAACCCTTTGCCGAACACACCATCTTTGATGCCCTGACGAAACATCTGGGAGTGACCTATATCTACGAAGACTCCACTCCCCCCCTCTCCCCGTCCTCCGATCAAACCCTCACCACAGAGAAACTCTCAGGACTAGCTTCAGAATGGTTGTCCCAGGTCTATACCGCCGCCCTTGAGGCCGATAATCAATCCATCCTGTCATTAATTGAGGAACTTCCCCCCCACTACCTGCATCTTCAAACCCCCTTAAGCTTGATTGCCCGGCAATTTCAGTTTGAAACCCTGATTGATCTGATTGAACCTTTGCTGCCCTCTCCCAGCTAA
- a CDS encoding diguanylate cyclase domain-containing protein encodes MTLAYPPFGASPMNSPTDQTSESKGNVLLVDDIPENLQLLSDLLVKLGYTVRSVTSGKMALKTIRVKQPDIILLDIKMPEMDGYQVCQALKADADLKHIPVIFISALDDVFDKVKAFNVGGIDYITKPFQVEEVVARIEGPLTIQRQQKQLQEEVKKRQEAEEVLYQSRSLLVSVLNCSLDGIAAMQAVRDPATGDIGDFRCLVVNPVIARILNRDRNELVGKMGFRKFLGQFDPHLFTKLVTVVETGEALSEDIFVSSQSQAWYHLSAVKLGDGFAVTLRDITHRKQTEVALQDANQKLEQLANLDGLTQVANRRCFDQRLQLEWHRSQREEEPLAVVMLDIDSFKAYNDFYGHLAGDECLIGITQALEQILKRPTDLLARFGGEEFIILLPNTNEIGAIKLSQEIQTLVDSLAIPHHQTIVEGKATITVSLGIASFIPDPDYLPETLVALADQALYQAKEQGRNCYVVALPPA; translated from the coding sequence ATGACTCTTGCTTATCCTCCCTTTGGGGCCAGCCCGATGAATTCTCCAACTGACCAGACATCCGAGAGTAAAGGGAATGTTTTATTAGTGGACGATATTCCCGAGAATCTGCAACTCCTGAGTGATTTACTCGTGAAATTAGGCTACACTGTCCGCAGTGTCACCAGTGGCAAAATGGCCCTGAAAACCATACGCGTCAAACAACCTGACATTATCTTGCTAGACATTAAAATGCCGGAAATGGATGGCTATCAAGTTTGCCAGGCCTTGAAAGCAGATGCAGACTTAAAGCATATTCCAGTCATTTTTATTAGTGCCTTAGATGATGTCTTTGACAAGGTAAAAGCCTTTAATGTGGGTGGTATAGACTACATCACAAAGCCCTTTCAAGTCGAAGAAGTCGTGGCTCGGATTGAAGGCCCCTTAACCATTCAACGGCAACAGAAACAATTACAAGAAGAAGTTAAAAAACGACAAGAAGCCGAAGAAGTTCTTTATCAATCCCGTTCCTTATTAGTCAGTGTTTTGAACTGCTCTTTGGATGGAATTGCGGCCATGCAAGCGGTGCGCGATCCGGCCACTGGGGACATTGGTGATTTTCGCTGTTTAGTGGTTAACCCCGTCATTGCCCGAATTCTCAACCGAGATCGCAATGAATTAGTCGGTAAAATGGGTTTTCGGAAATTCTTAGGCCAGTTCGATCCCCATCTGTTTACCAAGCTAGTCACCGTGGTGGAAACAGGCGAGGCTCTCTCGGAAGATATTTTTGTTTCCTCCCAATCCCAGGCCTGGTATCACTTATCGGCAGTGAAGTTGGGGGATGGCTTTGCCGTAACCTTACGGGATATTACCCATCGCAAACAAACCGAAGTTGCTTTACAAGATGCCAATCAAAAACTTGAACAACTAGCCAACCTAGATGGTCTGACCCAAGTGGCAAATCGGCGCTGTTTTGATCAACGGTTGCAACTGGAATGGCATCGCTCCCAACGGGAGGAAGAACCCCTGGCCGTGGTTATGTTGGATATAGATTCCTTCAAGGCCTATAACGACTTTTATGGCCACTTAGCCGGAGATGAATGTCTGATTGGGATCACCCAGGCCTTGGAACAAATTCTCAAACGCCCGACTGATCTCCTCGCTCGCTTTGGTGGGGAAGAGTTTATTATCCTTTTACCTAATACAAATGAAATTGGCGCGATTAAGCTGAGTCAAGAAATCCAGACTTTAGTGGACTCCCTCGCCATTCCCCATCATCAAACGATTGTGGAGGGCAAAGCAACCATTACCGTAAGCTTGGGCATCGCCAGCTTTATTCCCGACCCAGATTATCTCCCCGAAACCCTGGTTGCCCTTGCAGATCAAGCCCTCTACCAGGCCAAGGAACAGGGCCGTAACTGCTACGTGGTTGCACTGCCCCCAGCCTAA
- the rplY gene encoding 50S ribosomal protein L25, with translation MSLAIECQVRPADSKPNALRQSGLTPAVLYGHNGSESLPLMIKTKLAEFLVRDARGQKAVVDVTIPEISWAGQAVLQEIQAHPAKNTLYHLSFWVQA, from the coding sequence ATGTCCCTAGCTATTGAATGTCAAGTTCGCCCTGCGGATAGTAAGCCCAATGCTCTGCGCCAGTCCGGGTTAACCCCCGCGGTTCTCTATGGCCACAATGGCAGTGAGTCTTTGCCCCTAATGATTAAAACTAAGCTGGCCGAGTTTTTAGTCCGGGATGCGCGGGGTCAAAAGGCTGTGGTTGACGTGACGATTCCCGAAATTTCCTGGGCGGGGCAAGCCGTTCTCCAAGAAATCCAGGCCCACCCAGCCAAAAATACCCTCTATCATCTGAGTTTTTGGGTGCAGGCCTAG
- a CDS encoding adenylosuccinate synthase: protein MANVVVVGAQWGDEGKGKITDLLSRSADVVVRYQGGVNAGHTVVVNDQTLKLHLIPSGILYPETECIIGTGTVIDPQLLIQELDQLEQAGVSTANLHIAETAHVTMPYHRLIDQASEERRGTHKIGTTGRGIGPTYADKSERTGLRVLDLLDAANLEAKVQWAVESKNVLLEKFYGLPPLDAKAIVNEYLGYAQRLQPHVVDGSLRIYDAVSHKRNILFEGAQGTLLDLDHGTYPYVTSSNPVAGGACVGAGVGPTIIDRVIGVAKAYTTRVGEGPFPTELLDDTGKLLGDRGAEFGTTTGRARRCGWFDAVIGRYAVRINGLDCLAITKLDVLDDLPEIKVCVAYEVAGSRCADFPSNAHHFAQCQPIYETLPGWQQSTSHCRSLAELPPAALNYLKVLAELMSVPIAIISVGAERSQTIIVEDPIHGPKRALLYGDGSNGPPPPLR from the coding sequence TTGGCAAACGTAGTTGTAGTCGGCGCTCAGTGGGGCGATGAAGGCAAAGGTAAAATCACAGATCTGCTGAGTCGGTCGGCGGATGTGGTGGTGCGCTATCAAGGTGGGGTCAATGCTGGCCATACAGTGGTGGTCAATGATCAGACCCTCAAGCTCCACCTGATTCCATCGGGCATCCTCTATCCGGAAACCGAATGTATTATCGGCACAGGGACGGTGATTGATCCACAATTATTGATTCAGGAATTGGATCAACTGGAGCAGGCCGGCGTTAGTACCGCTAATCTGCACATTGCCGAGACGGCCCATGTGACCATGCCCTACCACCGACTGATTGACCAGGCCTCGGAAGAACGGCGCGGGACTCACAAAATTGGCACCACAGGCCGTGGAATTGGCCCTACCTATGCGGATAAATCGGAGCGGACGGGCTTAAGGGTGTTGGATTTACTTGATGCGGCTAACCTCGAAGCCAAGGTGCAGTGGGCTGTGGAGTCTAAGAATGTGCTCTTGGAAAAATTCTATGGATTACCGCCCCTCGATGCCAAAGCCATTGTCAATGAATACCTCGGCTATGCCCAACGCTTGCAACCCCATGTGGTGGATGGCTCACTGCGAATTTATGATGCGGTTTCCCATAAGCGGAATATTCTCTTTGAAGGGGCCCAGGGGACTCTCTTAGATTTAGATCATGGCACCTATCCCTATGTCACTTCCTCGAATCCAGTGGCGGGCGGGGCCTGTGTCGGGGCTGGGGTCGGGCCAACCATTATTGATCGGGTGATTGGGGTGGCCAAAGCCTATACGACGCGAGTTGGAGAAGGGCCATTTCCGACCGAACTTCTGGATGACACCGGTAAATTGCTCGGAGATCGGGGGGCAGAATTTGGGACAACCACGGGACGGGCGCGGCGATGTGGCTGGTTTGATGCCGTGATTGGTCGCTATGCAGTCCGAATCAATGGCCTGGATTGCTTGGCAATTACAAAACTCGATGTCTTAGATGACCTACCAGAAATTAAGGTCTGTGTTGCCTATGAGGTGGCGGGGTCGCGGTGCGCCGATTTTCCCAGTAATGCCCATCACTTTGCCCAATGTCAGCCCATTTATGAAACCCTCCCCGGCTGGCAGCAATCCACCAGTCATTGTCGGAGTTTAGCGGAACTGCCCCCGGCGGCTCTGAATTACTTAAAAGTATTGGCCGAGTTGATGTCTGTGCCGATTGCGATTATTTCCGTGGGAGCCGAACGCAGCCAAACCATTATTGTCGAGGATCCCATTCATGGACCCAAGCGCGCCTTACTTTACGGAGATGGCAGTAATGGCCCACCCCCGCCTTTGAGATAA
- a CDS encoding universal stress protein, which translates to MFKRILFPVDRSRDTQDAAETLIQLAQFCQGQLWLLAVQEGEPDPETTQAIDSFLEQLKLGFTNQGLTTEVLQRQGIPAFVICDIADELNADLIVMGCRGIGLTQEGANESVSNRVINLAPCPVLVVP; encoded by the coding sequence ATGTTTAAGCGGATTTTATTTCCCGTTGATCGGAGTCGTGATACCCAAGATGCGGCTGAAACTCTGATTCAGTTAGCCCAGTTTTGCCAAGGCCAGTTATGGTTGCTTGCGGTTCAAGAAGGGGAACCTGACCCGGAAACCACCCAGGCCATTGATAGTTTTTTAGAGCAATTAAAACTGGGCTTTACCAATCAGGGTTTAACGACAGAAGTTTTGCAACGCCAAGGTATTCCCGCCTTTGTGATCTGTGATATTGCCGATGAATTGAATGCCGATTTAATTGTTATGGGTTGCCGGGGGATTGGTTTAACCCAAGAAGGAGCCAATGAAAGTGTCAGTAACCGGGTGATTAACCTAGCCCCCTGTCCAGTCTTAGTTGTGCCGTAA
- a CDS encoding phosphoglycerate kinase, with amino-acid sequence MSKKTLADLTAADLDGKRVLVRADFNVPLDGTGAITDDTRIRAALPTIQNLTSKGAKVILVSHFGRPKGVDDTLRLNPVATRLGELLGQAVSKLDDCIGDAVTAHCQAMTPGAVTLLENVRFYPEEEKNDPAFAAKLASVAEVYVNDAFGTAHRAHASTAGVTQYLSPCVTGLLMEKELEYLQNAIENPRRPLAAIVGGSKVSSKIGVIETLLDKVDILILGGGMIFTFFQTQGLSVGKSLVETDKLELATALEAKAKARGVKLLLPTDVVVADAFAADASAQTVPVTNIPAGWMGLDIGPDSIATFQAALKDCKTVIWNGPMGVFEFDQFAAGTEAIARTLAELTHTGVCTIIGGGDSVAAVEKVGVAEQMSHISTGGGASLELLEGKVLPGVAALDDA; translated from the coding sequence GTGTCAAAAAAAACATTAGCAGATTTAACCGCCGCTGACTTAGACGGGAAACGGGTATTAGTTCGGGCGGATTTTAATGTCCCCCTCGATGGCACGGGCGCAATCACAGACGATACACGGATTCGGGCCGCACTCCCGACCATTCAAAATCTGACTAGCAAAGGCGCAAAAGTTATTCTCGTCAGTCACTTTGGCCGGCCAAAAGGCGTAGATGACACACTCCGGCTCAATCCGGTGGCCACCCGCCTAGGTGAACTTCTTGGGCAAGCCGTAAGCAAGCTGGATGATTGTATTGGGGATGCCGTGACTGCCCACTGCCAGGCCATGACTCCCGGTGCGGTGACGCTGTTGGAAAATGTCCGGTTCTACCCCGAAGAAGAAAAAAATGATCCAGCCTTTGCCGCAAAATTAGCCTCCGTAGCCGAAGTCTATGTCAACGATGCCTTTGGGACAGCCCACCGGGCCCACGCCTCCACCGCCGGAGTCACCCAATACCTGAGTCCCTGTGTCACCGGCCTGCTGATGGAGAAAGAACTGGAATATCTGCAAAACGCCATCGAAAATCCCCGCCGGCCCTTAGCAGCCATTGTCGGGGGGTCGAAAGTGTCCTCCAAAATTGGCGTGATTGAGACCCTCTTAGACAAGGTGGACATTCTGATCTTGGGGGGCGGGATGATTTTTACCTTCTTCCAGACCCAGGGTTTGAGTGTCGGTAAATCCTTAGTGGAAACTGACAAGTTAGAACTGGCCACCGCCCTCGAAGCCAAGGCCAAAGCACGGGGGGTGAAATTACTCTTGCCAACCGATGTGGTGGTGGCCGATGCCTTTGCCGCCGATGCCAGTGCCCAAACTGTTCCTGTCACCAATATTCCTGCTGGCTGGATGGGGTTAGATATTGGCCCCGACAGCATTGCCACCTTCCAAGCTGCTCTCAAAGATTGTAAAACCGTCATTTGGAATGGGCCGATGGGGGTATTTGAGTTTGATCAATTTGCTGCCGGAACGGAGGCCATTGCCCGGACGTTAGCGGAACTGACCCATACCGGCGTTTGCACCATCATTGGCGGTGGAGATTCCGTTGCGGCTGTGGAAAAAGTTGGGGTTGCCGAGCAAATGAGTCATATCTCAACCGGGGGGGGAGCTAGCTTAGAGCTTCTGGAAGGGAAAGTTCTTCCTGGTGTAGCCGCTTTAGATGATGCTTAA
- a CDS encoding FHA domain-containing protein, protein MITLTLLHPVQATPVQSWTFEHESVVRIGRAVDNHVVLYSAVVSRHHVELRRSGLHWEVVNLGTNGTYLDGKRVQQASLNDGGILRLARSGPNIQIRIGTSSQPPPPNARMDTMPERGTVPEQYVDPAKMTIGGVQTEAETRPQGIGQSQTGEEDDEESDRKFHVVGDLPLEFLGEYQGSECQHPHKTERDLFCPDCGFPLQVQKILGPYKVIREWTEEGEFLAWRGGRTVVLKALARQASIANRATFRHQARQLCQLDHPSLPKFYEAFAVDGQSYLSAEMVYGPTLEAQIKAAGALDLAEVCQRLEPICELLDRNHRQHPPLIHQQIEPRNFVRALLPRPGTSPDGPAGEWVLVGWGHVVVTTAETGTMMSNMGYLPPEQQAGQVQPASDLYGLGATLVYLLTGYEPDAYFRWGVKEYRLYAEDIPRLDSAVADVINQLTDPNPAARFSSATQAIAQLSTLI, encoded by the coding sequence GTGATCACTCTTACTCTTCTCCATCCCGTCCAGGCCACTCCCGTACAAAGCTGGACATTTGAGCATGAGTCTGTTGTTCGCATCGGTCGAGCCGTAGATAATCATGTGGTGCTGTACAGCGCAGTTGTATCTCGTCACCATGTGGAACTCCGCCGGAGTGGGTTGCATTGGGAAGTGGTCAATCTGGGCACAAATGGGACGTACTTAGATGGAAAACGGGTTCAACAAGCCTCCCTAAATGACGGTGGCATCCTCCGCCTAGCCCGATCGGGGCCCAATATTCAAATTCGGATTGGTACTTCTAGCCAGCCGCCGCCCCCCAATGCCCGCATGGATACGATGCCAGAACGAGGAACAGTCCCTGAGCAATATGTGGATCCGGCTAAGATGACCATTGGTGGTGTCCAAACCGAGGCTGAAACCCGCCCCCAGGGTATAGGGCAGTCCCAAACCGGGGAAGAGGATGATGAGGAAAGTGACCGAAAATTCCATGTTGTCGGTGATTTACCCCTAGAGTTTTTGGGGGAGTACCAGGGAAGTGAATGCCAGCATCCCCACAAGACTGAGCGGGATCTGTTCTGTCCAGATTGTGGCTTCCCCTTGCAAGTGCAGAAGATTCTCGGCCCCTATAAAGTGATTCGGGAATGGACAGAAGAGGGGGAGTTTTTGGCCTGGCGCGGTGGACGAACCGTTGTCTTGAAAGCCTTAGCTCGCCAGGCCAGCATTGCTAATCGCGCCACATTTCGCCACCAGGCCCGGCAATTATGTCAACTTGACCACCCCAGCTTACCCAAATTCTATGAAGCCTTTGCCGTGGATGGCCAGTCCTATTTATCGGCAGAAATGGTTTACGGCCCCACCCTCGAAGCCCAGATTAAAGCAGCAGGGGCCTTGGATTTGGCCGAGGTCTGCCAACGCTTAGAACCGATCTGTGAACTCCTCGACCGTAACCACCGCCAGCATCCGCCCCTCATTCATCAGCAAATTGAACCTCGCAACTTTGTGAGGGCCTTACTGCCTCGGCCTGGAACCTCCCCTGATGGCCCGGCCGGGGAATGGGTGTTGGTGGGGTGGGGCCATGTGGTGGTGACTACGGCGGAAACGGGAACCATGATGAGTAATATGGGTTATCTCCCTCCAGAGCAACAGGCTGGCCAAGTGCAACCGGCCTCTGATTTGTATGGACTGGGAGCAACCTTAGTTTATTTGCTGACAGGCTATGAGCCAGATGCCTATTTCCGCTGGGGTGTGAAAGAATATCGCCTGTATGCCGAGGACATTCCCCGCCTTGATTCAGCCGTAGCCGATGTGATTAATCAATTGACTGATCCCAATCCTGCGGCTCGATTTAGTTCTGCAACCCAGGCCATTGCGCAACTGAGTACCCTGATTTAA